A region of Polynucleobacter sp. JS-Mosq-20-D10 DNA encodes the following proteins:
- a CDS encoding TMEM165/GDT1 family protein, with protein MDLSALAISTGVVALAEMGDKTQLLSLMLAARYPKQALAIIGGIFIATIANHACAALLGHWLTTFMSPDLLKWILGLSFLGIGLWLLVPDHIDDAAESKVADRAFQVLMLTVGLFFLAEMGDKTQIATIALGAKYSDVFSVTVGTTLGMMLANAPAVWIGQKFTKRMPIKWVHAVAAVTFIAIGIATLIWS; from the coding sequence ATGGACTTATCTGCATTAGCAATTTCTACCGGTGTAGTCGCTCTAGCTGAGATGGGTGATAAAACCCAATTACTCTCTTTGATGTTGGCTGCGCGTTATCCAAAACAGGCGCTGGCCATTATTGGCGGGATATTCATTGCGACGATTGCTAATCATGCTTGTGCAGCTTTACTAGGACATTGGCTCACTACTTTTATGAGTCCAGATCTTCTCAAGTGGATCTTGGGCTTAAGCTTTTTAGGGATAGGCCTCTGGCTTTTGGTGCCTGATCATATTGATGATGCAGCCGAATCAAAGGTGGCAGATAGAGCCTTTCAGGTATTGATGCTGACGGTTGGGCTCTTTTTCTTGGCTGAGATGGGGGATAAGACCCAGATTGCCACGATCGCCTTAGGCGCAAAATATTCCGATGTCTTTTCTGTGACAGTTGGCACCACTTTGGGAATGATGTTGGCTAATGCCCCGGCTGTTTGGATTGGTCAGAAATTCACTAAACGCATGCCCATTAAGTGGGTGCATGCAGTAGCCGCCGTCACCTTCATCGCTATTGGTATTGCTACCCTGATTTGGAGTTAG
- a CDS encoding ThiF family adenylyltransferase yields the protein MAEDKMEDSLGDRRFGGVARLYGPELRERFRHAIVVVAGLGGVGSWAAEALARTAIGHLVLIDFDHIAESNTNRQLHALEGEYGKAKVRAMTDRIRQINPEIMLTTHDAFLEPENLDTLIPENAIVLDATDSVQTKIALAVWANKNERALVMCGAAGGKSDPTSVRCDDLSRTEQDALLAKVRQGLRQDHGFSRNLKRKMGIRAIYSHEPRAGTASGGLACSGYGSTVMVTAASGLAAAAEVLNLIAAQ from the coding sequence ATGGCAGAAGACAAGATGGAAGACAGTTTGGGGGATCGTCGTTTTGGGGGTGTAGCTCGTCTATATGGCCCAGAGCTGCGTGAGCGTTTTCGCCATGCGATAGTGGTGGTGGCTGGACTGGGTGGGGTAGGCTCGTGGGCGGCGGAAGCATTGGCTCGTACTGCTATCGGACACCTCGTCCTCATCGATTTTGATCACATCGCTGAAAGCAATACTAATCGACAGCTACATGCCTTAGAGGGTGAGTACGGCAAGGCAAAAGTGCGAGCGATGACTGATCGCATTCGCCAAATTAATCCGGAGATTATGCTCACCACCCATGATGCGTTTTTGGAGCCAGAAAATCTGGATACCTTGATTCCGGAAAATGCGATTGTTTTAGATGCGACCGATTCAGTGCAAACCAAAATCGCTTTAGCAGTGTGGGCAAACAAAAATGAGCGTGCTTTAGTCATGTGTGGTGCAGCTGGTGGAAAGTCAGATCCCACTTCTGTACGCTGCGATGATCTTTCGCGAACTGAGCAAGATGCTTTGCTAGCGAAGGTGCGCCAAGGTCTCAGACAGGATCATGGCTTTTCTAGAAATTTGAAAAGAAAAATGGGTATTCGCGCAATTTATTCTCATGAGCCACGCGCGGGGACTGCTAGTGGTGGTCTTGCCTGCTCTGGTTATGGTTCTACCGTGATGGTCACGGCAGCTTCTGGTTTAGCCGCCGCCGCTGAAGTTTTAAATCTTATTGCTGCTCAGTAA
- the ald gene encoding alanine dehydrogenase: MIVGVPQEVKNNEFRVGLTPGNVRGLCKQGHSVLVQRGAGEQIGLSDESYRLAGARLINNAAEVFAKAEMVVKVKEPQPQECAMLREDQLLFTYLHLAPDPQQTKALLASGASCIAYETVTSFNGALPLLAPMSEVAGRMSIQAAATHLEKTHGGLGILMAGVPGVAPAKVVILGAGVVGRNALQIAVGMGADVCIFDRNIDCLRQIDILYGNRVRTFYADPLLVELEVCEADVVIGAVLLPGAAAPKLVTREMVRKMKVGAVVVDVAIDQGGCFETSKATTHTDPTFIVDGVLHYCVANMPGAVARTSTFALTNATYPFIEALANRGMVKALLHDHHLRNGLSVHRGKLTSEPVAKAQKVDFVLAEELLAA; the protein is encoded by the coding sequence ATGATTGTTGGCGTACCTCAAGAAGTAAAAAATAATGAATTTCGTGTTGGCTTGACCCCGGGTAATGTCAGGGGTTTATGTAAGCAGGGCCATTCTGTCTTGGTGCAACGTGGAGCGGGAGAGCAAATTGGCTTGAGCGATGAATCCTATCGCCTCGCTGGTGCTAGATTAATTAATAACGCTGCTGAAGTTTTTGCTAAGGCGGAGATGGTCGTGAAAGTGAAGGAGCCTCAGCCTCAAGAATGTGCGATGTTACGTGAAGACCAACTGCTCTTTACCTACTTACATCTAGCACCTGATCCACAGCAGACCAAAGCATTACTCGCATCAGGTGCAAGTTGTATCGCCTATGAAACAGTAACTTCGTTTAATGGCGCTTTACCGCTTCTGGCTCCGATGAGTGAAGTTGCAGGCCGGATGTCTATACAAGCGGCTGCTACGCATCTAGAAAAAACACATGGAGGGTTGGGAATTTTGATGGCAGGTGTCCCTGGCGTAGCGCCGGCAAAGGTCGTCATATTGGGTGCGGGGGTAGTAGGTCGTAATGCGCTTCAGATAGCCGTTGGTATGGGTGCAGATGTCTGTATCTTCGATCGTAATATCGACTGCTTAAGGCAGATTGACATACTTTACGGCAATCGAGTGAGAACCTTTTATGCCGATCCACTTTTGGTGGAGCTCGAGGTTTGTGAAGCAGACGTAGTCATTGGTGCCGTATTGTTGCCTGGTGCCGCAGCACCAAAGCTAGTGACACGCGAGATGGTGCGCAAAATGAAGGTGGGTGCAGTAGTGGTGGATGTGGCAATTGACCAAGGTGGTTGTTTTGAGACATCTAAAGCCACTACACATACTGATCCCACCTTTATCGTAGATGGAGTGTTGCACTACTGCGTTGCAAATATGCCTGGTGCAGTCGCCAGAACATCTACCTTTGCTTTAACGAATGCAACTTATCCATTCATTGAAGCCTTGGCAAATCGTGGCATGGTGAAGGCGCTGTTACATGACCATCATCTACGGAATGGTTTGAGTGTTCATCGGGGTAAGCTCACATCCGAACCAGTTGCTAAAGCGCAGAAAGTAGATTTTGTATTAGCGGAAGAGTTGTTAGCTGCCTAA
- a CDS encoding uroporphyrinogen-III synthase, with translation MSNKTIVITRPSGQARQLSEALQVSLRNSGFTPESTPKIISLPLLTIAPKGDGVLVGLITKALKTADLAIFVSPNAIECTMRLLECSWQELSNNPVPIGVMGGSSMAALKNHGIGLEGDPAQVILPLSNTRWDSEGLWTELQNLHWNWPTKKVIIFKGEGGRDWLADTLKNAGAQVEAFSVYARVPLDLNSSAWNEIHEMDFAKSLWLLTSSEAVRYLGQAKLPLDLATAVCPHHNIAGAAEQIGFGEVLNCEPGDEALIAASQAWLSI, from the coding sequence ATGAGCAATAAGACCATTGTCATTACCCGCCCCAGTGGACAGGCGCGTCAGTTGTCAGAAGCGCTTCAGGTGAGCTTACGCAATAGTGGCTTTACCCCCGAATCTACCCCCAAGATCATTTCTCTACCCTTGCTGACTATTGCCCCAAAGGGCGATGGTGTTTTGGTGGGACTGATTACTAAAGCGCTAAAGACTGCAGACTTAGCCATCTTTGTTAGTCCAAATGCCATTGAATGCACAATGCGTTTATTGGAGTGTTCCTGGCAAGAGCTATCTAACAATCCTGTGCCAATTGGGGTTATGGGTGGTAGCAGCATGGCAGCCCTCAAAAATCATGGCATTGGTCTTGAGGGTGACCCCGCGCAAGTCATTCTTCCTCTGAGTAATACGCGGTGGGATTCTGAGGGCTTATGGACCGAATTACAGAATCTGCACTGGAATTGGCCTACTAAAAAAGTGATCATCTTTAAAGGTGAGGGCGGGCGCGATTGGCTCGCTGACACTCTAAAAAATGCTGGTGCGCAAGTTGAAGCATTTTCAGTCTATGCTCGCGTTCCTTTAGATTTGAATAGTTCGGCCTGGAACGAAATTCATGAGATGGATTTTGCTAAATCACTTTGGCTTCTCACTTCATCAGAGGCGGTAAGGTATTTAGGTCAAGCGAAACTACCGCTTGATCTCGCTACAGCGGTTTGCCCGCATCACAATATTGCCGGTGCAGCTGAGCAAATTGGCTTTGGTGAGGTGTTGAATTGTGAACCTGGAGATGAGGCTTTGATTGCTGCATCGCAAGCTTGGCTATCAATTTAA
- a CDS encoding coniferyl aldehyde dehydrogenase — protein sequence MSINRFTLQLDEIKAAYASEPNPTLQVRLERIGRIERMIAANEEKICKVLAADFGNRHPIESRLLEFQMVYQACKHVRKHLKEWMKPQLVATPGFLGSSQAWTQMQSMGVVGIMSPWNYPVQLALVPAIAAFAAGNRVWLKPSERSSRTSGFLATLIQEYFHPIEFCVTVGGNEVAESFAALPFDHLFFTGSGDVGKKVMRAAADHLTPITLELGGKSPAIVDSSAKLKEAAASIIYGKLVNGGQTCIAPDYAVIHASDCNVFIQELQNAAQNQFSNPEECTGAIDEHQLARWQKLVQDAVDHGAQAIPLISPTDNTRLPFIPVALLNVSEDALIMQEEVFGPILPIVTINDIDSIIRYINERPMPLAMYWFGKNKDVMKRILNETRSGGVTINDTLLHAAVEDLPFGGIGASGMGAYHGKAGFEAFSHRKSVLEVRGLFGLNFLRGTQLARPPYSKGVERLLRWLK from the coding sequence ATGTCGATCAATCGCTTCACACTCCAATTAGATGAAATCAAGGCAGCTTATGCCTCAGAACCCAACCCCACGCTACAGGTTCGCCTTGAGCGGATTGGACGTATTGAGCGGATGATTGCCGCCAATGAAGAAAAAATCTGCAAAGTATTGGCTGCGGATTTCGGCAATCGCCACCCCATTGAGAGCCGTCTACTGGAGTTTCAGATGGTTTATCAGGCTTGCAAACATGTTCGCAAGCACCTCAAGGAATGGATGAAACCGCAGTTAGTAGCAACACCAGGATTTTTAGGCTCCTCTCAAGCCTGGACTCAAATGCAATCTATGGGTGTTGTGGGCATCATGAGTCCTTGGAATTACCCAGTACAACTAGCACTTGTTCCAGCCATCGCTGCTTTCGCAGCAGGTAACCGCGTTTGGCTCAAGCCGTCAGAAAGAAGTTCTCGCACCTCTGGATTCTTGGCTACTTTAATTCAAGAATATTTTCACCCTATTGAATTTTGCGTAACTGTTGGCGGTAATGAAGTTGCAGAATCTTTTGCAGCGCTACCTTTTGATCACCTATTTTTTACGGGCTCAGGAGACGTTGGTAAAAAGGTCATGCGTGCGGCAGCGGATCACCTAACTCCAATTACTTTAGAGTTGGGTGGCAAATCTCCAGCGATTGTCGACTCCTCAGCCAAGCTCAAAGAGGCGGCCGCTAGCATTATTTATGGCAAGCTGGTGAATGGCGGACAAACTTGCATTGCTCCTGATTACGCCGTAATTCACGCAAGTGATTGCAATGTATTTATTCAAGAGCTGCAGAATGCAGCGCAAAACCAATTCTCCAATCCAGAAGAATGTACTGGCGCGATTGATGAGCATCAGCTAGCACGCTGGCAAAAACTAGTTCAAGACGCAGTAGATCATGGTGCGCAAGCAATTCCACTGATTTCACCTACCGACAATACTAGGCTGCCATTTATTCCGGTAGCGCTCTTGAACGTTTCTGAAGATGCGCTGATCATGCAAGAAGAAGTATTCGGCCCCATTCTGCCAATCGTGACAATCAACGATATAGATTCAATCATCCGCTATATCAATGAGCGCCCAATGCCATTAGCCATGTACTGGTTTGGTAAAAATAAGGATGTAATGAAGCGCATTCTGAATGAAACCCGCTCTGGTGGCGTAACAATTAATGACACCCTTCTGCATGCAGCTGTGGAAGATTTACCTTTTGGGGGTATCGGCGCAAGCGGTATGGGCGCTTATCACGGCAAAGCAGGTTTTGAGGCATTTAGTCATCGCAAATCTGTTTTAGAGGTTCGAGGTTTATTTGGTCTCAATTTCTTGCGTGGCACTCAATTAGCGCGACCACCCTACAGTAAAGGTGTTGAGCGTCTATTGCGTTGGCTCAAATAA
- the pdxH gene encoding pyridoxamine 5'-phosphate oxidase yields the protein MDSIAQLRKNYTFGQLSETEVSPNPLDLFQVWFDQAVKAECPEPNSMTLATADLAGNPSARIVLLKGADSTGFTFFTNYASQKGKELAARPHAALLFHWHELERQVRIKGVVERVSPAESDEYFHSRPAASRIGAWASPQSSEIPNREFLEDAEKRFAADFGDKPPRPEHWGGYRLLPTEIEFWQGRPSRLHDRIHYQLNGAQWRITRLAP from the coding sequence ATGGACTCCATTGCTCAACTCCGCAAAAACTACACCTTCGGCCAGCTTTCAGAGACTGAGGTTTCACCAAACCCACTGGACTTATTTCAGGTTTGGTTTGATCAGGCTGTAAAAGCCGAGTGTCCTGAACCCAACTCTATGACTTTGGCAACTGCAGATTTAGCGGGTAATCCATCAGCCCGTATTGTCTTACTAAAAGGTGCGGATAGCACTGGCTTCACCTTCTTTACCAATTACGCAAGCCAAAAAGGTAAAGAGCTGGCTGCTCGCCCACACGCTGCCTTGTTATTTCATTGGCACGAATTGGAGCGCCAGGTTCGGATCAAAGGGGTCGTTGAGCGTGTTAGCCCTGCCGAGAGTGATGAATACTTTCACTCCCGCCCAGCAGCATCTCGAATTGGCGCGTGGGCTTCACCACAAAGCTCCGAGATTCCCAATCGCGAATTTCTTGAGGATGCTGAAAAACGTTTCGCAGCAGACTTTGGAGATAAGCCACCGCGCCCAGAACATTGGGGCGGGTATCGTCTACTCCCCACTGAGATTGAGTTCTGGCAAGGCCGTCCTTCACGCTTGCATGACCGCATTCACTATCAACTTAATGGCGCTCAATGGCGTATTACTCGATTGGCTCCATAA
- a CDS encoding amino acid permease yields MALGSTIGVGLFLGSASAIQIAGPSILLGYLLAGIVAFIVLRTLGEMAVLEPVAGSFAAYANTYVGPLAGYMVGWGYWTYWIVVGIAEVTAVGIYMGIWFPETPQWIWALSSILMMGLINLIAVKVFGEFEFWFALIKVVAIVAMIALGGSVIFFGFTNDWNPVGLANLWQHGGFFPNGISGMLLSLQMVLFAYVGIEMIGLSAGEAENPRKTIPMAIDSLAWRILIFYMGAIFVILAIFPWNEIGQQGSPFVVMFERIGLREAAGIINFVVITAALSSCNAGIFSGGRLLYALSVNGYAPSPFAKLSKYGVPHRAVMATVAVCMTGVVLNYFVPDKAFQYIMAAVTFVGLMVWIAILITQIQFRRSLTKVQVAELAYRTPWWPYSSWFALAFIALVVVLMGFHEDARIALVLGPCLLGVYLAMFYIVGLHHKTKLSREFK; encoded by the coding sequence ATGGCTTTGGGATCCACTATTGGCGTTGGATTATTTCTAGGCTCGGCAAGCGCGATTCAAATCGCAGGACCTTCAATCTTATTGGGATATCTTCTGGCTGGCATCGTCGCCTTCATCGTGCTTCGCACCTTGGGTGAGATGGCAGTTCTTGAACCAGTCGCAGGTTCATTTGCGGCTTATGCCAATACCTACGTAGGACCGCTTGCTGGTTATATGGTCGGGTGGGGTTACTGGACTTACTGGATCGTCGTTGGAATAGCTGAAGTCACTGCGGTCGGTATTTATATGGGGATTTGGTTTCCTGAGACGCCGCAGTGGATCTGGGCCTTATCTTCCATTTTGATGATGGGTCTGATTAATCTTATTGCTGTCAAAGTATTTGGTGAGTTTGAATTTTGGTTTGCTCTCATTAAAGTGGTTGCCATTGTTGCCATGATTGCCTTGGGCGGCTCAGTTATTTTCTTTGGCTTTACTAATGACTGGAATCCCGTTGGCCTTGCTAACTTATGGCAACACGGCGGTTTCTTCCCTAATGGTATTAGCGGGATGCTGCTCTCTTTGCAGATGGTCCTGTTTGCGTATGTTGGCATTGAGATGATTGGCTTATCTGCTGGCGAAGCGGAAAATCCACGCAAAACTATTCCGATGGCGATCGATTCATTGGCATGGCGCATCCTCATTTTTTATATGGGCGCAATTTTTGTCATCCTAGCGATCTTTCCTTGGAATGAGATTGGCCAACAAGGCAGTCCATTCGTGGTGATGTTTGAGCGCATTGGTTTACGTGAAGCTGCTGGAATCATCAACTTCGTAGTGATTACTGCTGCCTTGTCATCTTGCAATGCTGGCATCTTTAGTGGTGGGCGACTCCTATATGCACTCTCAGTCAATGGCTATGCACCTTCGCCATTTGCCAAGTTATCGAAGTATGGCGTTCCACATCGTGCGGTGATGGCTACTGTGGCGGTTTGTATGACTGGCGTGGTACTGAACTACTTTGTTCCAGACAAGGCATTTCAATACATCATGGCCGCAGTGACCTTTGTCGGTTTAATGGTGTGGATTGCTATTTTGATCACACAAATTCAGTTTCGTCGCTCACTGACAAAAGTTCAGGTTGCCGAGTTGGCATATCGCACGCCTTGGTGGCCCTATTCCTCGTGGTTCGCATTGGCATTTATCGCCTTGGTAGTGGTGTTGATGGGCTTTCATGAGGATGCGCGGATTGCCTTGGTCTTAGGTCCGTGCTTATTAGGTGTGTATCTCGCCATGTTCTACATCGTTGGATTGCATCACAAAACAAAACTGAGTCGTGAATTCAAATAA
- the msrA gene encoding peptide-methionine (S)-S-oxide reductase MsrA: MNETTPKNYLSLERATLGGGCFWCLEAVYQQISGVSAVVSGYAGGVLPNPDYESICSGQTGHAEIVDIYFDPAVVSYRDLLEIFFVIHDPTTLNYQGHDRGTQYRSVIFTHGDSQATTAHEVVKELEDAKIYSNPIVTQIDAAPVIYPAEEYHQNYFRQHPGQGYCMAVVAPKLAKFRAKFQSLIAPEFR, from the coding sequence ATGAACGAAACTACCCCAAAAAACTACCTATCCCTTGAACGCGCCACTTTGGGCGGCGGCTGCTTCTGGTGTCTGGAAGCGGTTTACCAGCAAATCTCCGGCGTAAGCGCCGTGGTTTCAGGCTATGCAGGAGGGGTGTTGCCAAACCCAGATTATGAATCTATTTGCTCCGGCCAAACAGGACATGCTGAAATCGTTGATATTTACTTTGATCCGGCGGTAGTGTCTTATCGTGATTTATTGGAAATCTTTTTTGTTATTCATGACCCAACCACCTTGAATTACCAAGGTCATGACCGTGGAACCCAATACCGTTCAGTGATTTTTACTCATGGCGATAGTCAAGCCACAACTGCCCATGAAGTAGTCAAAGAGTTAGAAGATGCGAAAATTTACTCCAATCCAATAGTGACTCAAATTGATGCAGCACCCGTTATTTATCCAGCTGAGGAATATCACCAGAATTATTTTCGTCAGCATCCAGGACAGGGCTACTGCATGGCAGTCGTTGCTCCTAAATTAGCGAAATTCAGAGCAAAGTTTCAATCGCTGATTGCGCCAGAGTTTCGCTAA
- a CDS encoding DEAD/DEAH box helicase produces the protein MTFSKETNPAGTEFQNFALAAPLLKNVAELGYTQATEVQAQVIPAALAGGDLLVSSQTGSGKTAAFLLPLINQLIEDNPNGSPVPGRAQPKVLVLCPTRELAQQVAADAVNLVRGMKGIRIATVMGGMPYGKQIQALKGALLVVATPGRLLDLTDSKAIRLDDVKQLVIDEADRMLDMGFADDLEAIDKRCASRTQTLMFSATFAPKIMSLANELTTNAKRIELAHAGEKHANIEQKLHWADSMSHKHKLLEHILADASLDQAVVFASTQIESEKIADTLRANGYEASALHGAMPQAVRMRRLESLRKGHTKILVATDVAARGIDVPRISHVINFGLPMKPEDYTHRIGRTGRAGRNGVAITLVEHRDRAKIRNIERFTQQDIVASVIAGLEPQAKPSFGGGGGGNRSGGGRSGGGFGGGNRSGGGGGRYGSGARSESRSGGGGGGNRSGNHFESRSSDSRPASDSRPSGDSRPAGANRFADSRPARSGDSRPAGGNRSGDSRPSAGPRFGKPKTGGQRRSFSGN, from the coding sequence ATGACTTTTTCTAAAGAAACCAATCCCGCTGGAACTGAATTCCAGAATTTCGCCCTCGCGGCGCCACTCCTTAAAAACGTTGCTGAACTGGGTTATACCCAAGCCACTGAAGTGCAAGCTCAGGTTATTCCTGCCGCTCTTGCTGGCGGTGACTTATTAGTCAGCAGCCAAACTGGTAGCGGCAAAACTGCAGCCTTCTTATTGCCTTTGATTAATCAACTCATCGAAGACAATCCAAATGGTTCACCTGTACCAGGCCGTGCACAGCCTAAGGTCTTAGTACTCTGCCCTACTCGTGAATTAGCTCAACAAGTTGCCGCTGATGCAGTGAACTTGGTTCGCGGCATGAAAGGCATTCGCATTGCAACCGTCATGGGTGGTATGCCTTACGGCAAGCAAATCCAAGCGCTTAAAGGTGCATTGTTAGTTGTTGCAACTCCTGGTCGTTTACTCGACCTGACCGACAGTAAAGCAATTCGCTTAGATGATGTAAAGCAACTCGTTATTGATGAAGCAGACCGTATGCTCGACATGGGATTTGCCGATGATCTCGAGGCAATTGACAAGCGTTGCGCTAGTCGTACCCAAACTTTGATGTTCTCTGCAACTTTTGCGCCAAAGATTATGTCTTTAGCCAATGAGTTGACTACTAATGCCAAGCGCATTGAGCTTGCTCATGCTGGCGAGAAGCACGCGAACATTGAACAGAAGCTGCACTGGGCTGACAGTATGTCACACAAGCACAAATTGCTAGAGCATATTTTGGCTGATGCCTCTTTGGATCAAGCGGTGGTGTTTGCAAGCACTCAAATTGAAAGTGAAAAAATTGCTGACACCTTACGTGCTAACGGCTACGAAGCTAGCGCCCTTCATGGTGCCATGCCTCAGGCTGTACGCATGCGTCGTCTTGAGTCACTACGTAAAGGTCATACTAAGATTTTGGTTGCGACTGACGTAGCAGCCCGCGGTATCGATGTGCCACGTATTAGCCACGTGATTAACTTTGGCTTGCCAATGAAACCTGAAGACTATACGCACCGCATCGGTCGTACAGGTCGCGCAGGTCGCAATGGTGTTGCTATCACTTTAGTTGAACATCGTGATCGCGCCAAAATTCGTAATATCGAACGCTTTACACAGCAAGACATCGTTGCCTCAGTTATTGCTGGCCTTGAGCCACAAGCCAAGCCTAGCTTTGGCGGTGGCGGTGGTGGCAATCGCTCAGGTGGCGGCCGTTCTGGTGGTGGCTTTGGCGGCGGTAATCGCTCTGGTGGCGGTGGCGGTCGCTATGGCTCTGGCGCCCGCTCAGAGTCTCGTTCTGGCGGCGGAGGCGGTGGTAATCGCTCAGGCAATCATTTCGAATCTCGCTCTAGCGATTCACGTCCAGCTAGTGACTCCCGTCCATCCGGTGACTCACGCCCTGCTGGTGCTAATCGATTTGCTGATTCACGCCCTGCGCGTTCTGGCGACTCACGTCCTGCTGGTGGTAATCGCTCTGGTGACTCACGTCCGTCCGCTGGTCCGCGTTTTGGTAAACCCAAAACTGGCGGTCAACGCAGAAGCTTTAGCGGCAACTAA
- a CDS encoding chorismate lyase — MVHRRRLRSAWNRVGSGELHQAPRQWQPWLSDTGSLTQKIERAIGQKLEVVVLRDCRQNLNSDESRYFHFKLKRCRIREVLLCANDIPLVMAHSIIPSTSSNGSNHQVLRLGKKPLGAVLFAKTRMRSQKKPTREIARLDKQSALWKKCFQQYSGLPQVSWARRTLYQLKGRPLLVSEVFLPALLNYPAN, encoded by the coding sequence ATGGTTCACCGTCGTCGCCTCCGTTCTGCATGGAATCGAGTCGGTTCCGGTGAATTACATCAAGCACCACGCCAGTGGCAGCCTTGGCTTAGCGATACCGGTTCTTTAACCCAAAAAATTGAGCGTGCAATCGGACAAAAACTAGAGGTAGTAGTTTTGCGTGATTGCCGCCAAAACCTGAATAGCGACGAGAGTCGCTATTTTCATTTCAAGCTCAAGCGTTGTCGCATCAGAGAGGTACTGCTTTGCGCTAATGATATTCCGCTGGTGATGGCACACAGCATCATCCCCAGTACCAGCTCAAACGGCAGTAATCATCAGGTTCTGCGTTTAGGAAAGAAACCATTGGGTGCAGTGCTATTTGCCAAAACGCGGATGCGCTCCCAAAAGAAACCAACCCGAGAGATTGCTCGCCTTGATAAACAAAGTGCCCTATGGAAAAAATGTTTTCAGCAATATTCAGGGTTGCCACAGGTCAGCTGGGCAAGACGTACGCTATATCAACTGAAAGGACGCCCACTTTTAGTGAGCGAAGTTTTTCTGCCGGCTCTTCTCAATTATCCTGCTAATTAA